The genomic interval CCGGGGCCAACTTGCAGGCCATTCCAGCGGCGGGCATAAATTTCTACCCTAATTTCACCGGTACTATCTCTAAAAAGATAATAATTTCCGCTAATATGACTAATAATGTGGCCGGTTAAAACAACACGGCTATCATCACGCATCGTATGCGCTTGGGCTACAGTAACGCTTTGGCCTTGCCGTACGTTTTGCCCTTGATTAGACGGCCCGGTAAAACCCGTTTGCGCCACTAAGCCAATGCCCGAAGTTAAAAGTAAAACCAAACTTAATAAAATAATTTTCTTCATAATCTTTTCCCTCTTTTTGCTTACTATAAAATTTTATAAACCCCATATTAACAATATAGATTTTATAACTTAAAAAACGTTACAATTTAACGAACTAAACGAATACTGCCCCTGCTGCC from Spirochaetaceae bacterium carries:
- a CDS encoding NirD/YgiW/YdeI family stress tolerance protein, which translates into the protein MKKIILLSLVLLLTSGIGLVAQTGFTGPSNQGQNVRQGQSVTVAQAHTMRDDSRVVLTGHIISHISGNYYLFRDSTGEIRVEIYARRWNGLQVGPGDLVEISGEVDQGRNRPAYIEVYAIRLL